One part of the Bacteroidia bacterium genome encodes these proteins:
- a CDS encoding NUDIX domain-containing protein, translated as MSAQVNRFNLRIYGVYVEENKLLLSDELRFGKLMTKLPGGGLEFGEGIEDALKREWMEELETEVEVGEILYVNPFLQVSSFRKTDQVICMYFKVFPISELKVTISEKKHDFPLNGEDQQSFRWKSLTELGADDFTFPIDQAMIPILKSL; from the coding sequence ATGTCTGCGCAAGTAAATCGTTTTAATCTCAGGATCTATGGGGTTTATGTCGAAGAAAATAAACTGCTCCTGAGTGATGAGCTTCGTTTTGGGAAATTGATGACGAAACTGCCCGGAGGAGGCCTGGAGTTTGGCGAAGGAATAGAAGATGCCCTTAAACGAGAGTGGATGGAAGAATTGGAGACTGAAGTTGAAGTAGGAGAAATTTTGTATGTAAATCCCTTTTTACAAGTTTCTTCTTTTCGGAAAACGGATCAGGTGATTTGTATGTATTTCAAGGTTTTTCCGATCAGTGAGCTGAAGGTTACGATTAGTGAAAAGAAACATGATTTCCCCCTGAATGGAGAGGATCAACAGTCTTTTAGGTGGAAATCTTTAACTGAACTCGGCGCAGATGATTTTACCTTTCCCATAGACCAGGCCATGATCCCTATCCTGAAGTCTTTGTAG
- a CDS encoding class I SAM-dependent methyltransferase, producing the protein MHSPFVFEWYQQVLRANLSEETAAIEQLRKELIKDQREMQIQDFGAGSGDKGPDTKARALGDLVRKASRRRKSGDFLFRLCQFYQPSRCLEFGTHIGISSLYQMHALEGGEFYTMEGDPGLAEIAKTNFERFGKKANQYIGEFDRLLKTEISLSELKPDYVFIDGNHTHDATLRYFHLLLPHMPDESMIIFDDIYWSEGMKKAWKEIIAHPEVSVSLDLFEFGLCFIRRKQAKEHFRFRL; encoded by the coding sequence TTGCATTCGCCCTTCGTTTTTGAATGGTATCAGCAGGTATTGCGAGCGAATCTTTCTGAGGAAACTGCTGCTATTGAGCAATTGAGGAAAGAATTGATCAAAGATCAAAGAGAGATGCAAATTCAGGACTTTGGAGCAGGCTCCGGAGATAAAGGGCCGGACACAAAAGCCAGGGCTCTGGGAGATTTGGTACGAAAAGCTTCCCGTAGAAGAAAAAGCGGAGACTTCCTCTTTCGACTTTGCCAATTTTATCAACCCAGTCGCTGCCTCGAATTTGGGACGCATATAGGTATTTCCAGTTTGTACCAAATGCATGCACTGGAAGGAGGAGAGTTTTATACGATGGAGGGAGATCCTGGTCTGGCAGAAATTGCAAAAACCAATTTTGAGCGTTTCGGGAAAAAAGCCAATCAGTATATCGGAGAATTTGACCGCCTGCTAAAGACTGAAATATCACTGTCAGAGCTGAAGCCAGATTATGTCTTTATTGATGGGAATCATACCCATGATGCGACCCTTAGATACTTCCATTTGTTGCTGCCACATATGCCGGATGAAAGTATGATCATATTTGACGATATCTATTGGTCAGAAGGAATGAAAAAAGCCTGGAAGGAGATCATTGCTCATCCAGAAGTAAGTGTCAGCCTCGACCTATTTGAGTTTGGACTTTGTTTTATCCGGAGAAAGCAGGCAAAAGAGCATTTTCGATTCCGCCTTTAA
- a CDS encoding polymer-forming cytoskeletal protein, producing MDRKNTFTLNAKQRITQKLNGLLGVWVGISFSGLLIWNGIVGMPSQNTSCNVPYPGNEAAISLQAGDTLCIPMGEVFTGRIEKLPKGALIRVNKNAIFQPIGLWEAEGSIDNHGLIVIEDILNAKGLKLDNKGKIEFRHAPGRDAKLDILNRLDASITFLSNISQLHAKLNIQNYGDVHFEGSVHLGKESKIENKGRLVLEESTVINGRVTNFGIVQSYEKVLLGPKANIQNHCNIVAPNAAEISHKGFNNNGSLLSSVGGELDKNLEAQDCASRFKSSKPVVLQFFRPQLIEDFAQLKWQVENSSRASYFELQRSFDNNNFSSLDRLEASEKEDQVYKFLDAGLRYEGESMVYYRLKMTNSQGKANYGPVVEMVLNDEKSIALQVAELEESRLSLRYKNPAQEKLELSLTDEQGTEVKKLDLAGDKAINQLDLDLTDIPAGNYTLSLSSQYSTQTEEIKVGS from the coding sequence ATGGATAGAAAGAATACTTTCACATTAAATGCAAAGCAGAGAATCACTCAAAAACTCAATGGTTTGTTGGGAGTTTGGGTAGGAATCAGCTTTTCAGGTCTTCTTATCTGGAATGGGATTGTCGGTATGCCTTCTCAAAATACAAGTTGTAATGTTCCCTATCCGGGAAATGAAGCAGCTATAAGTCTTCAGGCAGGAGATACTCTTTGTATTCCAATGGGGGAAGTATTTACGGGGAGGATTGAAAAATTGCCAAAAGGCGCCCTTATCAGGGTCAATAAAAACGCGATTTTCCAGCCTATAGGTCTTTGGGAGGCAGAAGGTAGCATCGATAATCATGGCCTTATCGTCATAGAAGACATCCTCAATGCCAAGGGTCTGAAGTTGGATAATAAAGGAAAGATAGAATTCAGGCACGCACCAGGTAGAGATGCAAAACTCGATATTCTGAATCGCCTGGATGCCTCTATTACCTTCCTCTCCAATATCAGTCAGCTACATGCAAAACTGAATATCCAGAATTATGGAGATGTTCATTTTGAAGGAAGCGTACACCTAGGAAAAGAAAGCAAAATTGAAAATAAAGGTCGACTCGTCCTGGAAGAGAGCACTGTAATAAATGGGAGAGTTACGAACTTTGGGATAGTACAATCTTATGAAAAAGTACTTTTGGGACCAAAAGCAAACATTCAGAATCATTGCAATATTGTAGCTCCAAATGCTGCAGAAATAAGCCACAAGGGCTTCAATAATAATGGAAGTTTGCTCAGCAGCGTTGGAGGAGAATTGGATAAAAACCTCGAGGCTCAGGACTGTGCATCTCGCTTCAAAAGTTCGAAGCCGGTAGTTCTTCAATTTTTCAGGCCTCAACTCATCGAAGATTTTGCCCAGCTTAAATGGCAGGTAGAGAATAGTTCCAGGGCTTCCTATTTCGAACTACAAAGGTCCTTTGACAACAACAATTTTAGTTCGCTCGACAGACTGGAAGCTTCTGAGAAAGAGGATCAGGTATACAAATTTCTGGATGCAGGACTAAGGTATGAAGGAGAAAGCATGGTCTATTATCGCCTCAAAATGACCAATAGTCAGGGAAAGGCAAACTATGGTCCTGTAGTGGAGATGGTGCTAAATGATGAGAAGAGCATTGCTTTGCAGGTAGCGGAGCTAGAGGAAAGCAGGCTAAGTCTCCGATATAAAAATCCCGCTCAGGAGAAGTTGGAACTCAGTCTGACAGACGAGCAGGGTACAGAAGTAAAGAAACTTGATCTGGCAGGCGATAAAGCAATCAACCAGCTTGATCTTGATCTCACGGATATTCCAGCAGGGAACTATACCCTATCCCTCAGTTCTCAATACTCCACTCAGACTGAGGAAATAAAGGTCGGTTCCTGA
- the ung gene encoding uracil-DNA glycosylase, protein MSHPSDSVQIEAGWKSALKEEFAKAYFQELKNFLRSEKQAGQQIYPPGKLIFNAFDLTPYDQVKVVVIGQDPYHGPGQAHGLSFSVPMGIATPPSLKNIYKELNTDVGIQIPQHGNLEKWAEQGVLMLNAMLTVRARQAGSHRKKGWENFTSAVIDVLNREKEGIVFLLWGRYAQDKGALVDRNKHLVLQAPHPSPLARGGFFGCKHFSQTNVYLQKTGKPAIDWQV, encoded by the coding sequence ATGTCTCACCCATCAGATTCCGTACAGATTGAAGCCGGATGGAAATCGGCTCTCAAAGAAGAATTTGCCAAAGCCTATTTCCAGGAACTCAAAAACTTTTTGCGCAGTGAAAAACAGGCTGGCCAGCAGATTTATCCACCCGGCAAACTGATTTTCAATGCCTTTGATCTGACACCTTATGATCAGGTAAAAGTAGTGGTAATCGGGCAGGACCCTTATCATGGTCCGGGACAGGCTCATGGCTTATCTTTTTCGGTACCGATGGGCATAGCAACACCTCCTTCGCTTAAAAACATTTACAAGGAACTGAATACAGATGTAGGCATCCAGATTCCCCAACATGGCAATTTGGAAAAATGGGCAGAGCAAGGAGTACTTATGCTTAATGCGATGCTGACTGTACGGGCACGTCAGGCAGGCTCTCACCGTAAGAAAGGCTGGGAGAACTTTACCAGTGCAGTGATTGATGTGCTGAATCGGGAAAAAGAAGGGATTGTATTCTTGTTGTGGGGAAGGTATGCACAGGATAAAGGAGCACTGGTTGATCGAAATAAGCATTTGGTATTGCAAGCACCTCATCCTTCACCCCTCGCCAGAGGAGGTTTCTTTGGCTGCAAGCATTTTTCCCAAACCAATGTCTACCTCCAAAAAACAGGAAAACCTGCCATAGACTGGCAGGTGTAA
- a CDS encoding DUF5686 family protein: protein MNQVLRALSRLWLGLFILVLASSNLSAQKIFGNIINEEGKAISFVRIYVEDSRYGAISDANGFYELEVNEGNYRLIFQHLNYETVSRDLQVKEELELNIQMKASDLQMTAIEIQAGKRDPAYAIMKEVIANKKNNLKQFNSYTCQTYQKIKLETDTLPSKKERKQEADTLGISLEELPAYEMDWNVSKLIESQSTIYFKRPNSYKTVVNAFRDFKAKNSTALTVTVVNGDATYGDYDADIQDPYLFYTDVSDADINFYRNLVKIPDLGDRPFISPLNSTAWRLTYKYKLEETFFEEGRVNYRISVSPRNRDGPYFKGQLWIEDRTWAIKKVELDVLKSGMSFYEAFSIRHKYERTDDNRRILTEEEYLYEIKEGRGRFKGSSLAIHSEYELDVKIPKKVFKNELRRTEKEAFEKTADQWDKLRPFKLNSLENTFVKDQDSINQYFASAEYLQKADSGYNHVGILDILFNGVKHRNRLNGIDFYINPLVEQVQPLAVGGYRHRLGGNISKTFKRGYRIGTYAEIDYGFKNEDLKGRVNLNYMYNPRKFATAWIRYGNEYEMINDFETIQAIFSRGNYLNKVSYGVRHRMEVTHGWMLDVDLDFADYQAIDNIALSDWSQSLFGETNIPPTFDPFRQFLIEIDVKYTPHQKYQMEPYRKIILGSKWPTFRLKYKKAIPGVFGSEISYDFLELGLDHEFKPGTMGISRWVVRTGRFLSSNNVRFTDFKFFRGSDPILFFNPLQAFQSLGLTISTKNAYFRGNYVHDFNGVLLDKIPLLKRTPLMVSGGAGMLLIEDGSFFHSEVYGGLQWPFRIRRQRFKIGGYFVTSYSNQEGAIGSQWKVGISFYNAVRNRWEY, encoded by the coding sequence ATGAATCAGGTTTTACGAGCATTGTCAAGGCTATGGCTTGGCTTATTTATTCTTGTTCTGGCAAGTAGCAATCTCTCTGCGCAGAAAATTTTTGGTAACATTATCAATGAAGAAGGCAAGGCAATTTCCTTTGTGAGAATTTATGTAGAGGATTCACGCTATGGTGCCATTTCCGATGCCAATGGTTTTTATGAATTGGAAGTAAATGAGGGAAATTATCGCCTGATCTTCCAACACCTGAATTATGAAACCGTTTCTCGGGATCTCCAAGTAAAAGAGGAGCTGGAATTGAATATTCAAATGAAAGCCAGCGACCTGCAAATGACTGCCATTGAAATTCAGGCAGGGAAAAGAGATCCCGCCTATGCAATCATGAAAGAAGTGATCGCGAATAAGAAGAACAACCTGAAGCAGTTCAATTCTTATACCTGCCAGACCTACCAAAAAATAAAACTGGAAACTGACACCCTCCCGAGTAAAAAGGAACGCAAACAGGAAGCTGATACCCTGGGAATATCCCTGGAAGAATTGCCGGCTTATGAAATGGATTGGAATGTCTCAAAGCTGATCGAAAGCCAATCGACCATTTATTTCAAAAGACCCAACTCCTATAAAACGGTAGTAAATGCCTTCCGGGATTTTAAAGCCAAGAACTCGACTGCACTTACTGTTACTGTGGTAAATGGAGATGCAACCTATGGGGATTACGATGCAGATATACAGGATCCCTATTTATTCTACACAGATGTTTCCGATGCAGATATAAATTTTTATCGCAACCTGGTGAAAATTCCGGACCTCGGAGATCGTCCGTTCATTTCCCCCCTCAATTCGACTGCCTGGAGATTGACCTATAAATATAAACTGGAGGAAACCTTCTTTGAAGAAGGAAGAGTCAATTATAGAATCAGCGTAAGCCCTCGGAATCGAGATGGGCCCTATTTCAAAGGACAACTATGGATCGAGGATCGGACCTGGGCAATCAAAAAAGTAGAATTGGATGTATTGAAAAGTGGGATGTCCTTTTATGAGGCTTTTAGCATAAGACATAAATACGAGCGAACGGATGACAATAGACGGATTTTGACCGAAGAAGAATATCTCTATGAAATCAAAGAGGGCAGGGGCCGATTCAAAGGAAGTTCATTGGCCATCCATAGCGAATATGAGTTGGATGTAAAGATTCCCAAAAAGGTATTTAAAAATGAGCTGAGGAGGACAGAGAAAGAAGCCTTCGAAAAGACCGCCGATCAATGGGACAAATTGCGCCCCTTTAAGCTAAACTCTCTGGAAAATACCTTTGTCAAAGATCAGGACAGCATCAACCAGTATTTTGCAAGTGCGGAGTATTTGCAGAAAGCGGATTCCGGATACAATCATGTGGGCATTCTGGATATTCTCTTCAATGGAGTCAAACACAGAAATCGCCTCAATGGCATTGACTTTTATATCAATCCCCTGGTTGAGCAAGTTCAGCCTTTAGCAGTAGGAGGGTATCGACATCGCCTGGGAGGAAATATCAGTAAGACTTTCAAAAGAGGCTACCGGATCGGAACCTATGCAGAAATTGATTATGGTTTTAAAAATGAGGACCTAAAAGGGCGGGTGAACCTCAACTATATGTACAATCCCCGAAAGTTCGCGACAGCCTGGATACGCTATGGGAATGAATACGAAATGATCAATGATTTCGAGACCATACAAGCCATCTTTAGTCGGGGCAATTACTTGAATAAGGTTTCATATGGAGTAAGGCATCGAATGGAAGTTACGCATGGTTGGATGTTGGATGTGGACCTGGATTTTGCGGACTATCAAGCCATCGATAATATAGCCTTGTCAGATTGGTCCCAAAGCCTTTTCGGAGAAACCAATATCCCACCGACCTTCGATCCTTTTCGCCAGTTTTTGATTGAAATTGATGTGAAATATACGCCCCATCAAAAATACCAGATGGAGCCTTATCGCAAGATCATTTTGGGGAGTAAATGGCCGACCTTTCGCCTGAAGTATAAAAAAGCTATACCCGGAGTATTTGGGAGTGAAATCAGCTATGATTTTCTTGAGCTCGGATTGGACCACGAATTCAAACCCGGTACCATGGGCATTTCTCGTTGGGTAGTTCGAACTGGGCGTTTCCTGTCCTCGAATAATGTTCGTTTCACTGACTTCAAATTCTTTCGAGGCTCTGATCCCATTTTATTTTTCAATCCCTTGCAGGCCTTTCAATCTTTAGGCCTGACCATCAGTACCAAAAATGCCTACTTCCGTGGCAATTATGTGCATGATTTCAATGGAGTATTGCTGGATAAAATTCCCTTGCTGAAACGAACCCCCCTAATGGTCAGTGGAGGTGCAGGGATGCTTTTGATCGAGGATGGAAGTTTCTTTCACAGTGAAGTTTATGGAGGCCTTCAGTGGCCCTTCCGTATTCGCAGGCAACGCTTCAAGATAGGAGGCTATTTTGTTACCTCCTATAGCAATCAGGAAGGAGCGATTGGTTCGCAATGGAAAGTCGGCATCAGCTTTTATAATGCTGTGAGAAATCGCTGGGAATATTGA
- a CDS encoding outer membrane beta-barrel protein — translation MRYIIHFLLIALLGLGSLKAQEIISDTTETSQTEAKSEDNLPVDAARRFSLVFNRTLQTTNGTADTIPLNGTGSGTFFIGGGIRIPLGGQLANIRLAPGISWTGFNYNQTNLKRFPTFANDSTNLSLEKHSLTHIDLPLSFYFNFSRDEDGDPRFFVELGAYASYLMAASYKIKYEDENGLRVREKIKDLHALEGDKAEFERLRYGAFARVGFKWIALYLDYRFSDVFNENGGTVINPQTPAGFLNPVFEPLQIGISIFL, via the coding sequence ATGAGATATATAATCCATTTCCTGCTGATCGCTTTATTGGGTTTAGGGAGCTTGAAGGCGCAGGAGATTATTAGCGATACAACCGAGACTTCGCAAACGGAAGCAAAATCAGAAGATAATCTACCCGTGGATGCGGCTCGTCGTTTCAGCCTGGTTTTCAATCGTACGCTTCAGACAACTAATGGGACCGCAGATACCATTCCTCTCAATGGAACAGGTTCTGGTACTTTCTTTATCGGAGGGGGCATTCGAATTCCTTTGGGTGGACAGCTGGCCAATATTCGTTTGGCACCGGGTATTTCCTGGACGGGATTCAACTACAACCAAACCAATCTCAAGCGCTTTCCGACCTTTGCCAATGACAGCACCAATCTAAGTCTTGAGAAGCATAGTCTTACTCATATAGACCTTCCCTTAAGCTTTTATTTCAACTTCTCCAGAGACGAAGATGGAGATCCTCGCTTCTTTGTAGAGTTGGGAGCATATGCCAGTTACCTGATGGCGGCTTCCTATAAAATCAAATATGAAGACGAAAATGGGCTACGGGTAAGAGAAAAAATAAAAGATCTTCATGCACTGGAGGGGGATAAAGCCGAGTTTGAGCGTCTTAGATATGGAGCCTTTGCCAGAGTAGGATTCAAATGGATCGCTTTGTATCTGGATTACAGGTTTTCAGATGTATTTAATGAAAATGGGGGGACTGTGATCAATCCACAAACGCCAGCAGGATTTCTAAATCCTGTATTTGAGCCGCTACAGATTGGGATCAGTATCTTTTTGTAG
- a CDS encoding SDR family oxidoreductase: MSLANQVAIVTGASSGIGRAIARDLAAEGVKILATGRRQSRLEELAEEVPGLAFMAGDISEPALPAKLLRHAVETFGSCDIVVNNAGVMHTGSIEKVNIEVLCQMIRINVEGATRMAYTSLKHFKDKGKGHLVNISSILGTKVRPTAGVYAGTKFSIEALSEALRMEVSGTDIKVSVIEPGLVDSELQNHFEVHPKDMLGIKDALAPEDISRCLKFILEQPPHVRIPVMMVLPNEQGL; the protein is encoded by the coding sequence ATGTCATTAGCCAATCAAGTAGCCATCGTAACCGGAGCTTCCAGTGGGATCGGTCGTGCTATCGCACGCGATCTTGCTGCAGAAGGGGTCAAAATCCTCGCAACCGGAAGAAGACAATCCCGCCTGGAAGAATTAGCAGAAGAAGTTCCCGGACTTGCCTTTATGGCAGGTGATATATCCGAACCTGCACTGCCAGCCAAGCTGCTTAGACATGCCGTTGAAACCTTTGGTTCCTGCGATATTGTTGTCAATAATGCAGGGGTTATGCATACAGGAAGCATTGAAAAGGTCAATATTGAAGTCCTTTGTCAAATGATTCGTATCAATGTAGAAGGGGCAACCCGAATGGCCTATACTTCTTTGAAACATTTCAAGGATAAAGGCAAAGGACATCTAGTCAATATTTCCAGTATTCTGGGTACCAAAGTTCGCCCTACGGCTGGCGTTTATGCAGGCACCAAATTTTCCATAGAGGCACTTTCAGAAGCACTCCGTATGGAAGTATCAGGTACCGATATCAAAGTCAGTGTCATTGAGCCCGGACTGGTTGATTCAGAACTCCAAAACCATTTTGAAGTTCATCCCAAAGACATGTTGGGTATCAAAGATGCTCTTGCACCAGAAGATATTTCTCGCTGCCTGAAATTCATCCTCGAACAACCCCCGCACGTCCGCATACCCGTCATGATGGTACTACCCAATGAGCAGGGATTATAG